One part of the Arabidopsis thaliana chromosome 1 sequence genome encodes these proteins:
- a CDS encoding 6-phosphogluconate dehydrogenase family protein (6-phosphogluconate dehydrogenase family protein; FUNCTIONS IN: in 6 functions; INVOLVED IN: response to salt stress; LOCATED IN: chloroplast, membrane; EXPRESSED IN: 24 plant structures; EXPRESSED DURING: 14 growth stages; CONTAINS InterPro DOMAIN/s: 6-phosphogluconate dehydrogenase, NAD-binding (InterPro:IPR006115), 6-phosphogluconate dehydrogenase, C-terminal-like (InterPro:IPR008927), Dehydrogenase, multihelical (InterPro:IPR013328), 6-phosphogluconate dehydrogenase, decarboxylating (InterPro:IPR006113), 6-phosphogluconate dehydrogenase, C-terminal (InterPro:IPR006114), 6-phosphogluconate dehydrogenase (InterPro:IPR006183), NAD(P)-binding domain (InterPro:IPR016040), Fibritin/6-phosphogluconate dehydrogenase, C-terminal extension (InterPro:IPR012284); BEST Arabidopsis thaliana protein match is: 6-phosphogluconate dehydrogenase family protein (TAIR:AT5G41670.2); Has 12957 Blast hits to 12851 proteins in 2621 species: Archae - 92; Bacteria - 8657; Metazoa - 674; Fungi - 254; Plants - 330; Viruses - 4; Other Eukaryotes - 2946 (source: NCBI BLink).) codes for MESAALSRIGLAGLAVMGQNLALNIAEKGFPISVYNRTTSKVDETLDRAAVEGNLPVSGQYSPRDFVLSIQRPRSLIILVKAGAPVDQTIDAFSEYMEPGDCIIDGGNEWYQNTERRISEAEQKGLLYLGMGVSGGEEGARNGPSLMPGGSFQAYDNIKDILEKVAAQVEDGPCVTYIGEGGSGNFVKMVHNGIEYGDMQLISEAYDVLKNVGGLSNEELAEIFTEWNSGELESFLVEITSDIFRVKDEFGDGELVDKILDKTGMKGTGKWTVQQAAELSVAAPTIAASLDCRYLSGLKDERENAAKVLREAGLKEEIGSASSGIDKKRLVDDVRQALYASKICSYAQGMNLLRAKSLEKSWNLNFGELARIWKGGCIIRAVFLDRIKKAYQRNPDLASLVVDPEFAKEMVQRQAAWRRVVGLAVSAGISTPGMCASLAYFDTYRRARLPANLVQAQRDLFGAHTYERTDRPGAYHTEWTKLARKNH; via the coding sequence ATGGAGTCCGCCGCACTATCCCGAATCGGTCTCGCCGGACTCGCCGTGATGGGCCAAAACCTCGCCTTAAACATCGCCGAGAAAGGTTTCCCAATCTCAGTCTACAATCGAACCACTTCCAAAGTCGACGAAACCCTAGATCGAGCCGCCGTCGAAGGAAACCTCCCAGTCTCCGGCCAATACTCTCCCCGCGATTTCGTCCTCTCGATCCAACGGCCTAGATCTCTCATCATCCTCGTCAAAGCTGGAGCTCCCGTTGACCAAACAATCGACGCCTTCTCCGAATACATGGAGCCAGGAGATTGCATCATCGACGGTGGAAACGAATGGTATCAGAACACAGAGCGACGGATCTCCGAAGCTGAGCAAAAAGGATTGCTCTATTTAGGTATGGGAGTCTCCGGCGGCGAAGAAGGAGCTCGTAACGGTCCTTCGTTAATGCCTGGTGGATCATTTCAAGCTTATGATAACATCAAAGATATTTTGGAGAAAGTCGCAGCTCAAGTTGAAGATGGACCTTGTGTTACTTACATCGGAGAAGGTGGATCTGGAAATTTCGTGAAGATGGTTCATAATGGGATTGAGTATGGAGATATGCAATTGATCTCTGAAGCTTATGATGTGTTGAAGAACGTTGGTGGATTAAGCAACGAGGAGCTTGCTGAGATTTTCACTGAGTGGAATTCAGGTGAGCTTGAGAGTTTCTTGGTTGAGATAACTTCTGATATATTTAGGGTTAAGGATGAGTTTGGTGATGGAGAGTTAGTTGATAAGATTTTGGATAAGACTGGTATGAAAGGTACTGGGAAATGGACGGTGCAGCAAGCGGCGGAGCTGTCTGTTGCAGCTCCGACGATTGCTGCTTCGTTGGATTGTAGGTATTTGAGTGGGTTGAAAGATGAGAGGGAGAATGCAGCGAAAGTGTTGAGGGAAGCTGGattgaaagaagagattgGTTCTGCGTCGAGTGGAATCGATAAGAAGAGATTGGTTGATGATGTTAGGCAAGCTTTGTATGCTTCCAAGATTTGTAGTTATGCTCAAGGGATGAATTTGCTTAGAGCTAAGAGTTTAGAGAAGAGTTGGAACTTGAATTTTGGTGAATTGGCTAGGATTTGGAAAGGTGGTTGTATTATAAGAGCGGTTTTCTTGGATAGGATCAAGAAAGCTTACCAGAGGAACCCGGACTTGGCTAGTCTTGTGGTTGATCCTGAGTTTGCTAAAGAGATGGTTCAGAGACAAGCTGCTTGGAGAAGAGTTGTTGGTTTGGCTGTTTCTGCTGGGATTAGCACGCCTGGAATGTGTGCTAGTCTTGCGTATTTCGATACTTATAGACGTGCTAGATTGCCGGCGAATCTGGTTCAGGCGCAGAGAGATCTCTTTGGAGCTCACACTTATGAGAGAACCGATCGTCCTGGTGCGTACCATACTGAATGGACTAAGCTTGCCAGGAAGAACCATTGA
- the VHA-E3 gene encoding vacuolar H+-ATPase subunit E isoform 3 translates to MNDADASIQIQQMVRFIRQEAEEKANEISISSEEEFNIEKLQLVEAEKKKIRQEYEKKEKQVDVRKKIDYSMQLNASRIKVLQAQDDIVNAMKEEAAKQLLKVSQHGFFNHHHHQYKHLLKDLIVQCLLRLKEPAVLLRCREEDLDIVESMLDDASEEYCKKAKVHAPEIIVDKDIFLPPAPSDDDPHALSW, encoded by the exons ATGAACGACGCCGATGCTTCCATCCAGATCCAGCAGATGGTTAGGTTTATCCGCCAGGAAGCCGAAGAAAAGGCTAACGAGATCTCCATCTCCTCTGAAGAA GAATTCAACATTGAGAAATTGCAGCTTGttgaagcagagaagaagaagattagacAAGAGTatgagaagaaggagaaacagGTCGATGTCAGAAAGAAGAT TGATTACTCAATGCAACTGAACGCATCGAGGATCAAAGTTCTACAAGCGCAAGATGACATTGTCAATGCAATGAAAGAAGAGGCAGCTAAGCAACTCTTGAAAGTTAGCCAACATGGCTTTTtcaatcatcatcaccatcagtATAAGCATCTCTTGAAAGATCTCATTGTTCAG TGTTTGCTTAGATTGAAAGAGCCTGCAGTGTTACTCCGTTGTCGTGAAGAAGATCTTGACATTGTTGAGTCTATGCTGGATGATGCTAGTGAAGAATATTGCAAGAAAGCAAAGGTTCATGCTCCTGAGATTATTGTAGACAAGGACATTTTCCTTCCTCCTGCTCCTTCAGATGATGATCCTCATGCTCTTTCCTGGTAA
- the TOM7-2 gene encoding translocase of outer membrane 7 kDa subunit 2 (translocase of outer membrane 7 kDa subunit 2 (TOM7-2); FUNCTIONS IN: P-P-bond-hydrolysis-driven protein transmembrane transporter activity; INVOLVED IN: intracellular protein transport; LOCATED IN: mitochondrial outer membrane; EXPRESSED IN: 9 plant structures; EXPRESSED DURING: 8 growth stages; CONTAINS InterPro DOMAIN/s: Mitochondrial outer membrane translocase complex, subunit Tom7 (InterPro:IPR012621); BEST Arabidopsis thaliana protein match is: Mitochondrial outer membrane translocase complex, subunit Tom7 (TAIR:AT5G41685.1); Has 49 Blast hits to 49 proteins in 14 species: Archae - 0; Bacteria - 0; Metazoa - 0; Fungi - 0; Plants - 49; Viruses - 0; Other Eukaryotes - 0 (source: NCBI BLink).), giving the protein MAAKSTLKIKGKAKPSKGSSSSSSSSASSKYKVFKDWTNWSLQKAKVATHYGFIPLIIIIGMNSDPKPHLFHLLSPV; this is encoded by the coding sequence ATGGCGGCTAAAAGTACGTTGAAGATCAAAGGCAAAGCAAAACCATCAAAgggatcatcatcatcttcgtcctCCTCTGCATCATCAAAGTACAAGGTCTTCAAGGATTGGACCAACTGGTCATTACAGAAAGCCAAAGTCGCGACTCACTATGGTTTCATCCCtctgatcatcatcatcggcATGAACTCAGATCCTAAACCTCATCTTTTTCACCTCCTCTCTCCCGTTTAA
- the VHA-E3 gene encoding vacuolar H+-ATPase subunit E isoform 3 has translation MNDADASIQIQQMVRFIRQEAEEKANEISISSEEEFNIEKLQLVEAEKKKIRQEYEKKEKQVDVRKKIDYSMQLNASRIKVLQAQDDIVNAMKEEAAKQLLKVSQHGFFNHHHHQYKHLLKDLIVQCLLRLKEPAVLLRCREEDLDIVESMLDDASEEYCKKAKVHAPEIIVDKDIFLPPAPSDDDPHALSCAGGVVLASRDGKIVCENTLDARLEVAFRNKLPEVKLKSPFALLNL, from the exons ATGAACGACGCCGATGCTTCCATCCAGATCCAGCAGATGGTTAGGTTTATCCGCCAGGAAGCCGAAGAAAAGGCTAACGAGATCTCCATCTCCTCTGAAGAA GAATTCAACATTGAGAAATTGCAGCTTGttgaagcagagaagaagaagattagacAAGAGTatgagaagaaggagaaacagGTCGATGTCAGAAAGAAGAT TGATTACTCAATGCAACTGAACGCATCGAGGATCAAAGTTCTACAAGCGCAAGATGACATTGTCAATGCAATGAAAGAAGAGGCAGCTAAGCAACTCTTGAAAGTTAGCCAACATGGCTTTTtcaatcatcatcaccatcagtATAAGCATCTCTTGAAAGATCTCATTGTTCAG TGTTTGCTTAGATTGAAAGAGCCTGCAGTGTTACTCCGTTGTCGTGAAGAAGATCTTGACATTGTTGAGTCTATGCTGGATGATGCTAGTGAAGAATATTGCAAGAAAGCAAAGGTTCATGCTCCTGAGATTATTGTAGACAAGGACATTTTCCTTCCTCCTGCTCCTTCAGATGATGATCCTCATGCTCTTTCCTG TGCAGGAGGAGTGGTTTTGGCTTCTCGTGATGGGAAAATCGTGTGTGAAAACACGCTTGATGCGAGGTTGGAGGTTGCCTTCCGCAATAAACTTCCAGAGGTTAAATTAAAATCCCCATTTGCTCTCTTAAATTTGTAG
- a CDS encoding Defensin-like (DEFL) family protein (Defensin-like (DEFL) family protein; FUNCTIONS IN: molecular_function unknown; INVOLVED IN: biological_process unknown; LOCATED IN: endomembrane system; BEST Arabidopsis thaliana protein match is: unknown protein (TAIR:AT1G69825.1); Has 16 Blast hits to 16 proteins in 2 species: Archae - 0; Bacteria - 0; Metazoa - 0; Fungi - 0; Plants - 16; Viruses - 0; Other Eukaryotes - 0 (source: NCBI BLink).), translating to MASNKISFSFVLCLYMCSLLDAKSMNPTGRRCPDPNGVEKKSMCYSSCKTQGFMGGSCQGHKGNYMCECYEG from the exons atggCGTCTAACAaaatctccttctcctttgTTCTTTGCCTATATATGTGCTCTCTATT AGATGCAAAAAGTATGAATCCAACGGGAAGACGATGCCCAGATCCTAACGGTGTGGAGAAGAAAAGTATGTGTTACAGTTCCTGTAAGACACAAGGTTTTATGGGTGGTTCTTGTCAAGGCCACAAGGGTAATTACATGTGCGAGTGTTATGAAGGATAA
- a CDS encoding Leucine-rich repeat protein kinase family protein (Leucine-rich repeat protein kinase family protein; FUNCTIONS IN: protein serine/threonine kinase activity, kinase activity, ATP binding; INVOLVED IN: transmembrane receptor protein tyrosine kinase signaling pathway, protein amino acid phosphorylation; LOCATED IN: mitochondrion; EXPRESSED IN: flower; EXPRESSED DURING: petal differentiation and expansion stage; CONTAINS InterPro DOMAIN/s: Protein kinase, ATP binding site (InterPro:IPR017441), Protein kinase, catalytic domain (InterPro:IPR000719), Leucine-rich repeat-containing N-terminal domain, type 2 (InterPro:IPR013210), Leucine-rich repeat (InterPro:IPR001611), Serine/threonine-protein kinase-like domain (InterPro:IPR017442), Protein kinase-like domain (InterPro:IPR011009); BEST Arabidopsis thaliana protein match is: Leucine-rich repeat protein kinase family protein (TAIR:AT4G23740.1); Has 142484 Blast hits to 98159 proteins in 3507 species: Archae - 100; Bacteria - 10025; Metazoa - 39740; Fungi - 6315; Plants - 71880; Viruses - 287; Other Eukaryotes - 14137 (source: NCBI BLink).) — MQIFLFFFSLILCFVLISSQTLEDDKKALLHFLSSFNSSRLHWNQSSDVCHSWTGVTCNENGDRIVSVRLPAVGFNGLIPPFTISRLSSLKFLSLRKNHFTGDFPSDFTNLKSLTHLYLQHNHLSGPLLAIFSELKNLKVLDLSNNGFNGSIPTSLSGLTSLQVLNLANNSFSGEIPNLHLPKLSQINLSNNKLIGTIPKSLQRFQSSAFSGNNLTERKKQRKTPFGLSQLAFLLILSAACVLCVSGLSFIMITCFGKTRISGKLRKRDSSSPPGNWTSRDDNTEEGGKIIFFGGRNHLFDLDDLLSSSAEVLGKGAFGTTYKVTMEDMSTVVVKRLKEVVVGRREFEQQMEIIGMIRHENVAELKAYYYSKDDKLAVYSYYNHGSLFEILHGNRGRYHRVPLDWDARLRIATGAARGLAKIHEGKFIHGNIKSSNIFLDSQCYGCIGDVGLTTIMRSLPQTTCLTSGYHAPEITDTRRSTQFSDVYSFGVVLLELLTGKSPVSQAELVPTGGENMDLASWIRSVVAKEWTGEVFDMEILSQSGGFEEEMVEMLQIGLACVALKQQERPHIAQVLKLIEDIRSVDAE, encoded by the exons ATGCaaatcttcttgttcttcttctctttgattctctgttttgttctgaTTTCCTCTCAGACTCTTGAAGACGACAAGAAAGCTTTGCTTCATTTCTTGTCTAGTTTCAATTCTTCTCGTCTCCATTGGAACCAGAGCTCAGACGTTTGTCATAGCTGGACCGGTGTTACCTGCAACGAAAACGGAGATCGAATTGTATCCGTTAGATTGCCTGCGGTTGGATTCAACGGTTTGATTCCTCCTTTCACCATCAgtcgtctctcttctctcaagtTTCTAAGCCTTAGAAAGAACCATTTCACCGGAGACTTCCCTTCTGATTTCACAAATCTCAAGAGCTTGACTCATCTCTACCTACAACATAACCACCTCTCAGGTCCACTACTAGCTATCTTCTCGGAGTTGAAGAATCTTAAGGTTCTTGATCTGTCTAACAATGGATTCAACGGAAGCATCCCAACCTCTCTTTCAGGATTGACTAGCCTTCAAGTCTTGAATCTTGCAAACAATTCATTCTCAGGGGAAATTCcaaatcttcatcttccaaaaCTGAGTCAGATCAACTTGTCCAACAACAAGCTCATCGGTACAATACCAAAGTCTCTTCAAAGATTCCAAAGTTCAGCTTTTTCTGGCAACAACCTTACCGAGAGGAAGAAACAACGCAAGACTCCTTTCGGGTTAAGCCAACTTGCTTTCTTGCTGATTCTGTCTGCAGCTTGCGTTTTGTGTGTTTCCGGATTATCATTCATAATGATCACTTGTTTCGGGAAGACTAGAATCTCCGGGAAGTTGCGAAAGAGAGACTCGTCTTCTCCTCCAGGAAACTGGACATCTAGAGATGATAACACTGAAGAAGGCGGGAAGATCATCTTCTTTGGTGGAAGAAACCACTTATTTGATTTAGATGATTTGCTAAGCTCATCTGCAGAAGTTTTGGGGAAGGGTGCTTTTGGTACAACCTATAAGGTAACAATGGAGGACATGAGCACGGTCGTTGTAAAACGATTGAAGGAAGTTGTCGTTGGAAGACGAGAGTTTGAGCAACAAATGGAGATCATTGGTATGATCAGACATGAAAATGTAGCTGAGCTAAAGGCTTACTACTACTCCAAAGACGATAAGCTCGCGGTTTATAGCTATTACAATCATGGAAGCCTCTTCGAAATACTGCACG gaaacagaggaaggtATCATCGAGTACCGTTAGATTGGGATGCTAGACTGCGAATAGCAACCGGTGCAGCGAGAGGGCTAGCTAAAATCCACGAAGGGAAGTTCATACATGGAAACATCAAATCCTCAAACATCTTCTTAGACTCACAATGCTATGGCTGCATAGGCGATGTTGGCTTGACGACAATCATGAGATCACTTCCTCAAACCACTTGCCTTACTTCTGGCTACCATGCACCTGAAATAACAGACACAAGAAGAAGCACACAGTTTTCGGATGTATACAGCTTCGGTGTGGTATTACTGGAGCTCTTGACAGGGAAATCACCAGTGAGTCAAGCAGAATTAGTACCAACAGGAGGTGAGAACATGGACTTAGCTAGCTGGATAAGATCTGTGGTGGCTAAAGAGTGGACTGGAGAAGTGTTTGATATGGAGATATTGAGTCAATCAGGTGGTTTCGAGGAGGAGATGGTTGAGATGTTGCAAATAGGATTGGCTTGTGTTGCTCTGAAGCAACAAGAAAGACCTCATATAGCtcaagttttgaaattgattgaAGATATTCGATCAGTTGATGCAGAGTGA
- the VHA-E3 gene encoding vacuolar H+-ATPase subunit E isoform 3 (vacuolar H+-ATPase subunit E isoform 3 (VHA-E3); FUNCTIONS IN: proton-transporting ATPase activity, rotational mechanism; INVOLVED IN: ATP synthesis coupled proton transport; LOCATED IN: plasma membrane, vacuole, mitochondrial proton-transporting ATP synthase complex; EXPRESSED IN: 27 plant structures; EXPRESSED DURING: 17 growth stages; CONTAINS InterPro DOMAIN/s: ATPase, V1/A1 complex, subunit E (InterPro:IPR002842); BEST Arabidopsis thaliana protein match is: vacuolar ATP synthase subunit E1 (TAIR:AT4G11150.1); Has 792 Blast hits to 792 proteins in 304 species: Archae - 92; Bacteria - 13; Metazoa - 250; Fungi - 149; Plants - 127; Viruses - 0; Other Eukaryotes - 161 (source: NCBI BLink).), which produces MNDADASIQIQQMVRFIRQEAEEKANEISISSEEEFNIEKLQLVEAEKKKIRQEYEKKEKQVDVRKKIDYSMQLNASRIKVLQAQDDIVNAMKEEAAKQLLKVSQHGFFNHHHHQYKHLLKDLIVQCLLRLKEPAVLLRCREEDLDIVESMLDDASEEYCKKAKVHAPEIIVDKDIFLPPAPSDDDPHALSCAGGVVLASRDGKIVCENTLDARLEVAFRNKLPEIRKSLFGKVGAA; this is translated from the exons ATGAACGACGCCGATGCTTCCATCCAGATCCAGCAGATGGTTAGGTTTATCCGCCAGGAAGCCGAAGAAAAGGCTAACGAGATCTCCATCTCCTCTGAAGAA GAATTCAACATTGAGAAATTGCAGCTTGttgaagcagagaagaagaagattagacAAGAGTatgagaagaaggagaaacagGTCGATGTCAGAAAGAAGAT TGATTACTCAATGCAACTGAACGCATCGAGGATCAAAGTTCTACAAGCGCAAGATGACATTGTCAATGCAATGAAAGAAGAGGCAGCTAAGCAACTCTTGAAAGTTAGCCAACATGGCTTTTtcaatcatcatcaccatcagtATAAGCATCTCTTGAAAGATCTCATTGTTCAG TGTTTGCTTAGATTGAAAGAGCCTGCAGTGTTACTCCGTTGTCGTGAAGAAGATCTTGACATTGTTGAGTCTATGCTGGATGATGCTAGTGAAGAATATTGCAAGAAAGCAAAGGTTCATGCTCCTGAGATTATTGTAGACAAGGACATTTTCCTTCCTCCTGCTCCTTCAGATGATGATCCTCATGCTCTTTCCTG TGCAGGAGGAGTGGTTTTGGCTTCTCGTGATGGGAAAATCGTGTGTGAAAACACGCTTGATGCGAGGTTGGAGGTTGCCTTCCGCAATAAACTTCCAGAG ATCCGAAAGTCGCTCTTCGGCAAGGTTGGTGCAGCTTGA